In one window of Streptomyces sp. NBC_00193 DNA:
- a CDS encoding dodecin produces the protein MSNHTYRVTEIVGTSHEGIDQAIRNGIARAGETLHNLDWLEVVQIRGHIENGEIAHYQVGIKVGFRLDGEA, from the coding sequence ATGTCCAATCACACGTACCGGGTGACCGAGATCGTGGGCACGTCCCACGAGGGCATCGACCAGGCCATCCGCAACGGCATCGCGCGCGCGGGCGAAACGCTCCACAACCTTGATTGGCTCGAAGTCGTTCAGATCAGAGGGCACATCGAGAACGGCGAGATCGCGCACTACCAAGTGGGGATCAAGGTCGGTTTCCGCCTCGACGGCGAGGCCTGA
- a CDS encoding fumarate reductase/succinate dehydrogenase flavoprotein subunit yields MSNEYADYTTGDPIADAKAPEGPIAERWDRRRFEAKLVNPANRRGHTVIVVGTGLAGGAAGATLAEQGYHVVQFCFSDSPRRAHSIAAQGGINAAKNYRNDGDSVHRLFYDTVKGGDFRARESNVHRLAQISVEIIDQCVAQGVPFAREYGGLLDTRSFGGVQVSRTFYARGQTGQQLLLGAYQALSRQIAAGNVEMHARTEMLDLITVDGVARGIVARDLVTGKIDTHYADAVVLASGGYGNVFYLSTNAMNSNATAVWRAHRRGAYFANPCFTQIHPTCIPRTGDHQSKLTLMSESLRNDGRIWVPKAKGDTRPAADIPEAERDYYLERIYPSFGNLVPRDIASRAAKNVCDEGRGVGPGGQGVYLDFADAIRRMGKEKVAEKYGNLFDMYERITAENPYEVPMRIYPAVHYTMGGLWVDYDLQTTVPGLFAIGEANFSDHGANRLGASALMQGLGDGYFVLPSTINDYLARHPHRDTVDDTHPEAAAAVRETRDCLAKLLAVDGDRTPDSFHREIGELMWEYCGMARTEEGLRKALARIPEIREEFWRRIKVPGSGEEFNQSLEKANRIVDYLELAELMCLDALHRAESCGGHFREESQTPDGEAARRDEEFGYAAAWQYTGTGAAPVLHKEDLVFEYVHPTQRSYA; encoded by the coding sequence ATGAGCAACGAATACGCCGACTACACCACCGGTGATCCGATCGCCGACGCCAAGGCCCCCGAAGGCCCCATCGCCGAGCGCTGGGACCGCCGCCGCTTCGAGGCCAAGCTGGTCAACCCTGCCAACCGGCGCGGGCACACCGTCATCGTCGTCGGCACCGGCCTGGCCGGCGGCGCCGCCGGCGCCACCCTTGCCGAACAGGGCTACCACGTCGTCCAGTTCTGCTTCTCCGACTCCCCGCGCCGCGCCCACTCGATCGCCGCCCAGGGCGGCATCAACGCGGCCAAGAACTACCGCAACGACGGCGACTCCGTCCACCGGCTGTTCTACGACACCGTCAAGGGCGGCGACTTCCGCGCCCGCGAGTCCAACGTCCACCGCCTCGCCCAGATCTCCGTCGAGATCATCGACCAGTGCGTGGCCCAGGGCGTCCCCTTCGCCCGCGAGTACGGCGGCCTCCTCGACACCCGCTCCTTCGGCGGCGTCCAGGTCTCCCGCACCTTCTACGCCCGCGGCCAGACCGGACAGCAGCTCCTGCTCGGCGCCTACCAGGCGCTCTCGCGCCAGATCGCCGCCGGCAACGTGGAGATGCACGCCCGCACCGAGATGCTCGACCTGATCACCGTCGACGGCGTGGCCCGCGGCATCGTCGCCCGCGACCTGGTCACCGGCAAGATCGACACCCACTACGCGGACGCCGTCGTCCTCGCGAGCGGCGGCTACGGCAACGTCTTCTACCTCTCCACCAACGCCATGAACTCCAACGCGACGGCCGTCTGGCGGGCCCACCGGCGCGGCGCGTACTTCGCGAACCCCTGCTTCACCCAGATCCACCCCACCTGCATCCCGCGCACCGGCGACCACCAGTCCAAGCTCACCCTGATGAGCGAGTCCCTGCGCAACGACGGCCGCATCTGGGTCCCCAAGGCCAAGGGCGACACCCGCCCCGCCGCCGACATCCCGGAAGCCGAGCGCGACTACTACCTGGAGCGGATCTACCCCTCCTTCGGCAACCTCGTGCCCCGCGACATCGCCTCCCGCGCGGCCAAGAACGTCTGCGACGAGGGCCGCGGCGTCGGCCCCGGCGGCCAGGGCGTCTACCTCGACTTCGCCGACGCCATCCGCCGCATGGGCAAGGAGAAGGTCGCCGAGAAGTACGGCAACCTCTTCGACATGTACGAGCGGATCACCGCGGAGAACCCCTACGAGGTCCCCATGCGGATCTATCCCGCCGTGCACTACACGATGGGCGGACTGTGGGTCGACTACGACCTCCAGACCACCGTCCCCGGCCTGTTCGCGATCGGCGAGGCGAACTTCTCCGACCACGGCGCCAACCGCCTCGGCGCCTCCGCCCTCATGCAGGGCCTCGGCGACGGCTACTTCGTGCTGCCCTCCACCATCAACGACTACCTGGCCCGCCACCCGCACCGGGACACCGTCGACGACACCCACCCCGAGGCCGCGGCCGCCGTCCGCGAGACCCGCGACTGCCTCGCCAAGCTGCTCGCCGTCGACGGGGACCGCACGCCCGACTCCTTCCACCGGGAGATCGGCGAACTGATGTGGGAGTACTGCGGGATGGCCCGGACCGAGGAGGGCCTGCGCAAGGCCCTCGCCAGGATCCCGGAGATCCGCGAGGAGTTCTGGCGGCGGATCAAGGTGCCGGGCAGCGGCGAGGAGTTCAACCAGTCGCTGGAGAAGGCCAACCGCATCGTCGACTACCTGGAGCTCGCCGAGCTGATGTGCCTCGACGCCCTCCACCGCGCCGAATCCTGCGGCGGCCACTTCCGCGAGGAGTCCCAGACCCCGGACGGCGAAGCCGCCCGCCGCGACGAGGAGTTCGGGTACGCGGCCGCCTGGCAGTACACCGGAACCGGCGCCGCGCCCGTCCTGCACAAGGAAGACCTCGTCTTCGAGTACGTCCACCCCACCCAGCGGAGCTACGCATGA
- a CDS encoding excinuclease ABC subunit UvrA translates to MHQPATPHAHDPYVRVRGAREHNLRGVDVDIPRDALTVFTGVSGSGKSSLAFGTLFAEAQRRYFESVAPYARRLIHQIGAPKVDSVTGLPPAVSLEQRRSSPGSRSSVGTVTTLSNSLRMLYSRAGSYPPGAERLDSDSFSPNTAAGACPSCHGLGRVHRTSEELLVPDASLSIRQGAIAAWPGAWQGKNLRDILEALGHDVDAPWRELAAADREWILFTEEQPVVTVHPVREADRIQRPYQGTYMSAHRYVMRTFSDSKSLTLRARAEKFLTDAPCSVCEGRRLRPEALTVTFAGRTIAETSALALTELDGVLATARGGGEASRVLTEDLRSRIGPVTELGLGYLSLDRAAPTLSAGELQRLRLATQLRSGLFGVVYVLDEPSAGLHPADTEALLGVLDRLKEAGNTVFVVEHDLAVVRHADWLVDVGPLAGEHGGRVLHSGPPQALAAVADSATAPYLFGSRRPDEWRTGAARKATGAVRLSGVDRHNLRDVAAEFPLGVFTAVTGVSGSGKSTLVGQVLAREVHERLAEPEFAVRRLVEVDQKPIGRTPRSNLATYTGLFDVVRRLFTAAPESKARGWKAGRFSFNVPGGRCESCQGEGFVSVELLFLPSTYAPCPECAGARYNSETLEVRYSGLNIAEVLALTVESAASFFAGVPAAARSLGALSDIGLGYLRLGQPATELSGGEAQRIKLATELQRVRRDHTLYLLDEPTTGLHPADVAVLLRQLHGLVDAGHSVVVVEHDMAVVAGADWVIDLGPGGGADGGRVVAAGTPAEVARATGSRTAAYLARALAAGR, encoded by the coding sequence ATGCACCAGCCCGCCACCCCGCACGCCCACGATCCCTACGTCCGCGTCCGCGGCGCCCGGGAGCACAATCTGCGCGGGGTCGACGTGGACATTCCGCGTGACGCGCTGACCGTGTTCACCGGGGTCTCCGGCTCCGGGAAGAGCTCGCTGGCCTTCGGCACGCTCTTCGCCGAGGCCCAGCGCCGGTACTTCGAGTCCGTGGCCCCGTACGCCCGCCGGCTGATCCACCAGATCGGCGCGCCGAAGGTCGACTCCGTCACCGGGCTCCCGCCGGCCGTCTCGCTGGAGCAGCGGCGCTCCTCCCCCGGGTCCCGGTCCTCGGTCGGGACGGTGACCACGCTGTCCAACTCGCTGCGGATGCTCTACTCGCGGGCGGGCTCCTACCCGCCCGGTGCCGAGCGCCTGGACTCCGACTCCTTCTCCCCCAACACCGCGGCCGGGGCCTGCCCTTCCTGTCACGGCCTCGGCCGCGTCCACCGCACCAGCGAGGAACTGCTGGTGCCCGACGCGAGCCTGTCGATCCGTCAAGGCGCCATCGCCGCCTGGCCCGGCGCCTGGCAGGGCAAGAACCTGCGCGACATCCTGGAGGCCCTCGGCCACGACGTGGACGCGCCCTGGCGGGAGCTCGCGGCGGCGGACCGCGAGTGGATCCTGTTCACCGAGGAGCAGCCGGTGGTGACGGTGCATCCGGTGCGGGAGGCCGACCGGATCCAGCGCCCCTACCAGGGCACGTACATGAGCGCCCACCGGTACGTGATGCGGACCTTCTCCGACAGCAAGAGCCTCACCCTGCGGGCCCGCGCCGAGAAGTTCCTGACCGATGCGCCGTGTTCCGTGTGCGAGGGCAGGCGGCTGCGCCCGGAGGCCCTGACCGTGACCTTCGCGGGCCGCACCATCGCGGAGACGTCGGCGCTGGCGCTGACGGAGCTGGACGGGGTACTGGCCACCGCGCGCGGCGGCGGCGAGGCGTCCCGGGTGCTCACCGAGGACCTGCGCTCCCGGATCGGCCCGGTCACCGAGCTGGGGCTGGGCTACCTGAGCCTGGACCGCGCCGCCCCGACCCTGTCGGCGGGCGAGCTGCAACGGCTGCGGCTGGCGACGCAGTTGCGTTCGGGGCTGTTCGGGGTGGTGTACGTACTGGACGAGCCGTCGGCGGGGCTGCACCCGGCCGACACGGAGGCGCTGCTCGGCGTCCTGGACCGGCTCAAGGAGGCCGGGAACACGGTGTTCGTGGTGGAGCACGACCTGGCCGTGGTGCGGCACGCGGACTGGCTGGTGGACGTCGGCCCGCTCGCCGGGGAGCACGGCGGGAGGGTGCTGCACAGCGGGCCCCCGCAGGCTCTGGCGGCGGTGGCGGACTCGGCGACGGCCCCGTACCTGTTCGGGTCCCGGCGGCCGGACGAGTGGCGCACGGGGGCCGCACGGAAGGCGACCGGCGCCGTCCGGCTCAGCGGTGTCGACCGGCACAACCTGCGGGACGTGGCGGCGGAGTTCCCGCTCGGGGTGTTCACGGCGGTGACCGGGGTGTCGGGGTCCGGGAAGTCCACGCTGGTGGGCCAGGTCCTCGCACGGGAGGTCCACGAGCGGCTGGCGGAGCCGGAGTTCGCGGTACGGCGGCTGGTGGAGGTGGACCAGAAGCCGATCGGCCGGACCCCGCGCTCCAACCTGGCCACGTACACGGGGCTCTTCGACGTGGTGCGCCGGCTCTTCACGGCGGCGCCGGAATCGAAGGCGCGGGGCTGGAAGGCGGGCCGCTTCTCCTTCAACGTGCCGGGCGGGCGGTGCGAGTCCTGCCAGGGCGAGGGCTTCGTCTCGGTGGAGCTGCTGTTCCTGCCCAGCACCTACGCCCCGTGCCCGGAGTGCGCGGGAGCCCGGTACAACTCCGAGACGCTGGAGGTCCGTTACTCGGGGTTGAACATCGCGGAGGTGCTCGCCCTGACGGTGGAGTCGGCGGCCTCCTTCTTCGCCGGGGTCCCGGCGGCGGCCCGCAGCCTCGGCGCGCTCTCGGACATCGGTCTGGGGTACCTGCGGCTCGGCCAGCCCGCCACGGAGCTGTCGGGCGGCGAGGCGCAGCGCATCAAACTGGCGACGGAGCTCCAGCGCGTGCGCCGCGACCACACCCTGTACCTGCTGGACGAGCCGACGACGGGGCTCCACCCGGCCGATGTCGCGGTCCTGCTGCGACAGTTGCACGGCCTGGTGGACGCCGGGCACTCGGTGGTGGTCGTGGAGCACGACATGGCGGTGGTGGCGGGCGCCGACTGGGTCATCGATCTGGGGCCGGGCGGCGGCGCGGACGGCGGCCGGGTGGTGGCCGCGGGCACCCCTGCCGAGGTGGCCCGCGCCACGGGCAGCCGTACGGCGGCCTACCTGGCACGGGCCCTCGCTGCGGGCCGGTAG
- a CDS encoding LysR family transcriptional regulator produces the protein MQFQQLVYFVAVAETRHFTRAAEREHVAQPSLSQQIKALERELGAELFSRARGNITLTDAGETLLPLARRILADADTARLEVQELAQLRRGRIRLGATPSLCTGLLPGVLRAFHTAHPGIELLIEESGSLDLVRELARGSLDLALIALPLPPSAPALTTVELLTEDLVVVSSAALPPPAGGGSLTVSALRDEPMVMFRHGYDLRDLTVAACRAEGFEPVFTVEGGEMDAVLGFVRAGLGIAVVPAMVVDHAGSGLRATPLAGSPLRRTIALAHRTDVAPPRAARELKRILLG, from the coding sequence ATGCAGTTCCAGCAGCTGGTCTACTTCGTCGCCGTCGCCGAGACCCGGCACTTCACGCGCGCGGCCGAGCGCGAGCACGTGGCCCAGCCGTCCCTGTCGCAACAGATCAAAGCGCTCGAACGGGAGCTGGGCGCCGAGCTCTTCAGCCGGGCCCGCGGGAACATCACGCTCACGGACGCCGGCGAGACCCTGCTGCCGCTGGCCCGGCGGATCCTCGCGGACGCGGACACGGCGCGGCTGGAGGTGCAGGAGCTGGCGCAGCTGCGGCGCGGCCGGATCCGGCTGGGGGCCACTCCGAGCCTGTGCACCGGCCTGCTGCCGGGCGTGCTCCGCGCCTTCCACACCGCCCATCCGGGGATCGAGCTGCTGATCGAGGAGAGCGGTTCGCTGGACCTCGTACGGGAGCTCGCGCGCGGCTCCCTGGACCTCGCGCTGATCGCCCTGCCGCTGCCCCCCTCGGCACCGGCGCTGACCACGGTGGAGCTGCTGACGGAGGACCTGGTCGTGGTCTCCTCCGCGGCCCTGCCGCCTCCGGCGGGCGGCGGTTCGCTCACGGTGTCCGCGCTGCGCGACGAGCCGATGGTCATGTTCCGGCACGGCTACGACCTGCGGGACCTGACGGTGGCGGCCTGCCGGGCGGAGGGCTTCGAGCCGGTGTTCACGGTCGAGGGCGGCGAGATGGACGCCGTACTGGGCTTCGTCCGCGCGGGGCTCGGCATCGCGGTGGTCCCGGCGATGGTCGTCGACCACGCGGGCTCCGGCCTGCGCGCCACCCCCCTGGCGGGCTCCCCCCTGCGCCGCACGATCGCCCTGGCCCACCGCACGGACGTGGCACCCCCGCGCGCGGCCCGCGAACTGAAGCGCATCCTGCTGGGCTGA
- a CDS encoding LLM class flavin-dependent oxidoreductase: MIRTLSILDRSRTREGHPAAQALRDTVELARTAERLGYHRFLVSEHHSVPGVAGSAPTVLAAAVAGATSRIRVGTGGVMLPNHQPLVVAEQFGVLESLFPGRIDMGLGRSVGFTGGIRRALGRDTADADRFEEQLAELLGWLDGSQRAYPDVHARPAEGMRIPAYVLATGEGAGIAARAGLPLVVGDLRTRARVAEIIAAYREEFRPSPWGARPYVVASGTVAVAATAEAARRILVPEAWAVAYSRTRGSFPPLRPAEEVEALTMSPKERELYEGALAGHIHGTEEQVAAELTAVAELTGADELLVTTSTYDRTALVDSFARLARLTGLTETADGRADGPADPVGQPVGPGH; encoded by the coding sequence GTGATCCGCACCCTCTCGATACTCGACCGGTCCCGCACCCGCGAGGGCCACCCCGCCGCCCAGGCCCTGCGCGACACCGTGGAGCTCGCGCGCACCGCCGAGCGGCTCGGATACCACCGGTTCCTGGTCTCCGAGCACCACAGCGTGCCCGGGGTCGCCGGATCCGCGCCCACGGTGCTCGCCGCCGCCGTGGCCGGGGCGACCTCCCGGATCCGCGTCGGCACCGGCGGCGTGATGCTGCCCAACCACCAGCCCCTGGTGGTCGCCGAGCAGTTCGGGGTCCTGGAGTCGCTGTTCCCCGGCCGGATCGACATGGGCCTCGGCCGCTCGGTCGGCTTCACCGGCGGGATCCGCCGCGCGCTCGGCCGGGACACCGCCGACGCCGACCGGTTCGAAGAGCAGCTCGCGGAGCTGCTGGGGTGGCTCGACGGCTCCCAGCGGGCCTACCCCGACGTGCACGCCCGCCCGGCGGAGGGGATGCGGATCCCGGCGTACGTGCTGGCCACCGGCGAGGGGGCGGGCATCGCGGCCCGCGCCGGGCTGCCCCTGGTCGTGGGGGACCTGCGGACCCGGGCCCGGGTCGCGGAGATCATCGCGGCGTACCGCGAGGAGTTCCGCCCCTCCCCCTGGGGGGCGCGGCCGTACGTCGTGGCCTCCGGCACGGTCGCGGTGGCGGCCACCGCCGAGGCCGCCCGCCGGATCCTGGTGCCGGAGGCCTGGGCCGTCGCGTACTCGCGGACCCGGGGCAGCTTCCCGCCGCTGCGTCCGGCCGAGGAGGTCGAGGCCCTCACCATGAGCCCCAAGGAGCGGGAGCTGTACGAGGGCGCCCTCGCCGGACACATCCACGGCACGGAGGAGCAGGTCGCGGCGGAGCTGACCGCGGTCGCGGAGCTGACCGGGGCGGACGAACTGCTGGTCACCACGTCCACGTACGACCGGACGGCACTGGTGGACTCCTTCGCGCGGCTCGCCCGCCTCACCGGCCTCACGGAGACCGCGGACGGGCGCGCTGACGGGCCCGCGGACCCCGTCGGGCAGCCTGTCGGCCCCGGACACTAA
- a CDS encoding stealth family protein, which produces MSGIRRHLSWMPFQPRTALPSQPRGSQRGRGSRTPAQAREARRAVREGEILAQAAESGSIVEHGGRLAVVRDDLLPAELAEMNLREVAEVLEAASMPYGLVPDGELVHRVALAPGTRADVLAACAKGFAGRPVYADLLGHRTALGTVLAEELPEAVAAAEAETPGAVVAGIRLYIPVVTSGYTLHMASDQGCDLEFWKPANGPGGVASLRETPFGWWVPSMEATGHRRIGDRDYPVVTDLDRRFPEDIDFPIDAVITWVDGSDPQWRRRRDRAEAAAAGVEAGEGESPADTAAGPDTADAAADSGDHRFRDRGELRSCLRSIAAYAPWIRRVFLVTDDQVPDWLALEHPGLTVVHHRELFADPGALPVFNSHAIETQLHRIPGLAEHYLYFNDDIFLGRPQRPQNYFLPSGLPKVFHDTRAVPPSSPDSHDDVYTTSQRATRRTVEALAGRTYPRILAHAPYAQSRSLYARLEEALPGGLDATSRSVFRSATDLAPVTLALHLALAQGRAVEGDLATAYVSTAGTKELQRLGGLLRDRGTDAFCLADDSGTEVAPDVQQRELKAFLEAYFPVASPYEAPGRAAAKGRTAGHGHGPSAHDHDGSADRMIGAARVAP; this is translated from the coding sequence ATGAGCGGCATCCGTCGGCATCTGAGCTGGATGCCGTTCCAGCCCCGGACCGCTTTGCCGTCGCAGCCGAGAGGGTCGCAGCGCGGCCGCGGGTCCCGGACCCCGGCGCAGGCGCGGGAGGCCCGGCGGGCCGTCCGCGAAGGGGAGATCCTGGCGCAGGCGGCCGAATCCGGAAGCATCGTCGAACACGGGGGCCGGCTGGCCGTCGTACGGGACGACCTGCTCCCCGCCGAACTCGCCGAGATGAACCTCCGCGAGGTCGCCGAGGTGCTGGAAGCGGCCTCGATGCCCTACGGCCTGGTCCCCGACGGGGAACTGGTCCACCGGGTGGCGCTCGCCCCCGGCACCCGTGCCGACGTGCTCGCCGCCTGCGCGAAGGGCTTCGCCGGCCGGCCCGTCTACGCCGACCTCCTCGGCCACCGCACCGCGCTCGGCACCGTCCTCGCCGAGGAGCTGCCCGAGGCGGTCGCCGCGGCGGAGGCCGAGACGCCCGGCGCCGTCGTCGCGGGGATCCGGCTCTACATTCCCGTGGTCACCTCGGGATACACCCTCCACATGGCTTCCGATCAGGGCTGTGACCTGGAGTTCTGGAAGCCGGCCAACGGCCCCGGCGGGGTCGCCTCGCTCCGGGAGACCCCCTTCGGCTGGTGGGTGCCCTCCATGGAGGCCACGGGCCACCGGCGCATCGGCGACCGCGACTACCCGGTGGTGACGGACCTCGACCGCCGCTTCCCCGAGGACATCGACTTCCCCATCGACGCCGTGATCACCTGGGTGGACGGCTCGGACCCCCAGTGGCGCCGCCGCCGTGACCGGGCCGAGGCGGCCGCCGCGGGTGTCGAGGCGGGCGAGGGCGAGAGCCCCGCCGACACCGCTGCCGGTCCCGATACCGCCGACGCCGCCGCCGACAGCGGCGACCACCGCTTCCGGGACCGCGGCGAGCTGCGCTCCTGCCTGCGCTCCATCGCGGCCTACGCGCCCTGGATCCGCCGGGTCTTCCTCGTCACCGACGACCAGGTCCCCGACTGGCTGGCCCTGGAGCACCCCGGGCTCACCGTGGTCCATCACCGGGAGCTGTTCGCCGACCCCGGCGCCCTGCCCGTCTTCAACTCGCACGCCATCGAAACCCAGCTGCACCGCATCCCGGGCCTCGCCGAGCACTACCTCTACTTCAACGACGACATCTTCCTCGGCCGCCCCCAGCGCCCGCAGAACTACTTCCTGCCGTCCGGTCTGCCGAAGGTCTTCCACGACACCCGGGCCGTCCCGCCCAGCTCCCCGGACAGCCACGACGACGTCTACACCACCTCGCAGCGGGCGACCCGCCGCACGGTGGAAGCGCTCGCAGGCCGCACGTACCCGCGCATCCTCGCGCACGCCCCGTACGCGCAGAGCCGCTCCCTCTACGCCCGGCTGGAAGAGGCACTGCCCGGCGGGCTCGACGCGACCAGCCGGTCCGTCTTCCGCAGTGCCACCGACCTCGCCCCCGTCACCCTCGCCCTGCACCTGGCACTCGCCCAGGGGCGTGCGGTGGAAGGCGACCTGGCCACCGCGTACGTGTCCACCGCCGGGACCAAGGAGCTCCAGCGGCTGGGCGGCCTCCTGCGCGATCGGGGCACCGACGCGTTCTGCCTCGCCGACGACTCGGGCACCGAGGTCGCCCCCGACGTGCAGCAGCGCGAGCTCAAGGCCTTCCTGGAGGCCTACTTCCCCGTCGCCTCGCCGTACGAGGCTCCGGGCCGGGCCGCCGCGAAGGGCCGTACCGCCGGGCACGGCCACGGCCCGTCCGCGCACGACCACGACGGGTCCGCCGATCGGATGATCGGAGCGGCTCGCGTCGCGCCGTGA
- a CDS encoding succinate dehydrogenase cytochrome b subunit, with translation MALATRTDRRPSTTRTLWDSSVGKKSVMAVSGLIMLGYLVVHMLGNLKIFFGAEEFNGYAHWLRTLGSPFLHHEWALWIVRVVLLAAVVAHGVCAYQLSRRDIKARPVKYAHKRRRASYATRTMRWGGIILALFIVWHLLDLTTLTVNERAWAGHPYENVLATFSTWYGNTIYLVAMAALGLHVRHGFWSAAQTLGAGNARRDRTLKFLANALALVLFAGFVSVPVAVMTGVVS, from the coding sequence ATGGCTCTGGCAACGCGGACGGATCGACGGCCGTCCACCACGCGCACGCTCTGGGACTCCTCCGTCGGCAAGAAGTCCGTGATGGCCGTCTCCGGCTTGATCATGCTCGGCTACCTCGTCGTGCACATGCTCGGCAACCTCAAGATCTTCTTCGGGGCGGAGGAGTTCAACGGCTACGCCCACTGGCTCCGCACCCTCGGCTCGCCCTTCCTGCACCACGAGTGGGCCCTGTGGATCGTCCGGGTGGTCCTGCTCGCCGCCGTCGTCGCGCACGGAGTCTGCGCGTACCAGCTCAGCCGCCGCGACATCAAGGCGCGCCCGGTGAAGTACGCCCACAAGCGCCGCCGCGCGAGCTACGCCACCCGCACCATGCGCTGGGGCGGCATCATCCTCGCCCTCTTCATCGTCTGGCACCTGCTCGACCTCACCACGCTCACCGTGAACGAGCGGGCCTGGGCCGGGCATCCGTACGAGAACGTCCTCGCCACCTTCTCCACCTGGTACGGCAACACCATCTACCTCGTGGCGATGGCCGCCCTGGGGCTGCACGTCCGGCACGGCTTCTGGAGCGCCGCCCAGACCCTGGGCGCGGGCAACGCCCGGCGGGACAGGACGCTGAAGTTCCTCGCCAACGCCCTCGCCCTCGTCCTCTTCGCGGGCTTCGTGTCCGTGCCCGTCGCCGTCATGACCGGAGTGGTGAGCTGA
- a CDS encoding cupin domain-containing protein has protein sequence MTGIVRRGFDSADETRRFEDGKGRLDLLNTDHGPIGRAVFEPGWQWSQHIKPIAGTDSCEAAHVAYIISGRMKIVMDGGDSVEAQPGDFIQIDPGHDAWVLGDEQCVVLDWQGYGDFAKPKDA, from the coding sequence ATGACTGGAATCGTGCGAAGGGGCTTCGATTCCGCGGACGAGACCCGTCGGTTCGAGGACGGCAAGGGCAGGCTCGATCTGCTCAACACCGACCACGGGCCGATCGGTCGGGCCGTGTTCGAGCCCGGATGGCAGTGGTCGCAGCACATCAAGCCCATTGCGGGCACCGACAGTTGTGAGGCCGCCCACGTGGCCTACATCATCAGCGGCCGGATGAAGATCGTCATGGACGGTGGCGACAGCGTCGAGGCGCAGCCCGGAGACTTCATCCAGATCGATCCCGGCCACGACGCCTGGGTGCTCGGCGACGAGCAGTGCGTCGTCCTCGACTGGCAGGGCTACGGAGACTTCGCCAAGCCCAAGGACGCGTGA
- a CDS encoding succinate dehydrogenase/fumarate reductase iron-sulfur subunit produces the protein MKLTLRVWRQKNADAPGAMASYEVDGISEGMSFLEMLDTLNEDLILSGEDPVAFDHDCREGICGACSLVINGDAHGPERTTTCQLHMRSFADGDTIDVEPWRASAFPVVKDLVVDRGALDRVIQAGGYITAPTGSAPEAHATAVPKPDADYAFEHAECIGCGACVAACPNGSAMLFTSAKVNHLNVLPQGSPERETRVLDMVATMDAEGFGGCTLTGECATACPKGIPLPSIAAMNKEWLRAVRRGPR, from the coding sequence ATGAAGCTCACCCTGCGCGTCTGGCGCCAGAAGAACGCCGACGCCCCCGGCGCGATGGCCTCGTACGAGGTCGACGGCATCTCGGAAGGCATGTCCTTCCTCGAAATGCTCGACACCCTCAACGAGGACCTCATCCTGAGCGGAGAGGACCCCGTCGCCTTCGACCACGACTGCCGCGAGGGCATCTGCGGTGCGTGCAGCCTCGTCATCAACGGAGACGCCCACGGGCCCGAGCGCACCACGACCTGCCAGCTCCACATGCGCTCCTTCGCCGACGGCGACACCATCGACGTCGAACCCTGGCGGGCCTCGGCCTTCCCCGTCGTGAAGGACCTCGTCGTCGACCGCGGGGCCCTCGACCGGGTCATCCAGGCCGGCGGCTACATCACCGCCCCGACCGGCTCCGCCCCCGAGGCCCACGCCACGGCCGTTCCCAAGCCCGACGCCGACTACGCCTTCGAGCACGCCGAGTGCATCGGCTGCGGGGCGTGCGTGGCGGCCTGCCCCAACGGCTCCGCGATGCTCTTCACCTCCGCCAAGGTCAACCACCTGAACGTGCTCCCGCAGGGTTCGCCGGAGCGCGAGACCCGGGTCCTGGACATGGTCGCCACGATGGACGCCGAGGGCTTCGGAGGATGCACCCTGACCGGTGAGTGCGCCACGGCCTGCCCCAAGGGGATCCCGCTGCCGTCGATCGCCGCCATGAACAAGGAGTGGCTGAGGGCGGTTCGCCGAGGACCCCGCTGA